In one Thunnus maccoyii chromosome 12, fThuMac1.1, whole genome shotgun sequence genomic region, the following are encoded:
- the si:ch211-267e7.3 gene encoding ADAMTS-like protein 2 isoform X1, with translation MFGNGGLALPVCSFLLLHLPVLPLTNNWPVKDRSEGRVEQHNIHLQSHSHGSPNVKQTHNNKEEVFQWWGEWSSWSSCSRSCGGGVRSQERHCLIQRLSTTHNVNSSYCVGSPKQYQLCPNQPCPSPSLSFKQHQCSQFNSKAIGRRYYQWIPLYPADYISISNKPCDLQCTTISGERQLLVPAHDGTFCRDTKYTGVCIEGICQPVGCDGELYSSKTVDRCGVCGGNGTSCQRISGSYRKALAQLGYVFITNIPAGATDIQIIERHKTENILALSDEAGHFFFNGNTVFDHPQNFRVAGTVFKYRRPSNIFSDGLEYIIAQGPTQQGLNVMYYNLNGKLPHITYEYTIPLKSHDITATEGITTGPSHSHLNHTYNNVNENVRGDQGRSNHSRGVASVHQYDMQLGAEDRSDVELPEEEAGEEEEEEEEVVWEIQTPSPPPPAAMLVYRPADVTGHVFSHNDVEERGPPAPSGYMSSSNSIDEPSTADDNTLVLSFPGSQSVHPAALPDAPYLLLEDLQHNQTHSLTQSNTHSVKHKLNDPHPQAEIHVETLPPTDTNTQLEIHPDPLTVTDTHAVTHKETESGTHSDSHTVVLVQLQQVSAVQAANTVSNDFDVGLDSDISLADMYRWKVSAYAPCSTTCTTGITTSYALCVRYDGTEVDDSYCDSLTRPEPTHEFCTGKECPPRWETSGWSECSRTCGEGFQYRTVRCWKMLSPGLDSSVYDTLCLSHDLHKPANRKVCLGQSCGPQWEVSEWSECSARCGSRGVRTREVRCSMEMRLCNKSSQPIESQECEGPPCDRRWTVSDWGPCSGVCGEGRMVRAVTCRSSGGVVMSEEQCDQSLRPLAIYPCGDRDCAPHWVEQEWQQCNATCGRGVRQRQVVCAGLEGGVFKEFPDSSCYQTNKPETSSSCFQRPCSKWFTTSWSQCSKTCGSGVQVREVKCYQGEELVTRGHSCDSALKPEARQSCEIQRCPTEAPAAAPAASVAVDDSCQDKPTANCALVLKVKLCSHWYYRKACCQSCKAPRP, from the exons ATGTTCGGTAACGGAGGCTTAGCTCTCCCGGTTTGCTCCTTTCTCCTGCTACACCTCCCGGTTCTCCCGCTAACGAACAACTGGCCCGTTAAG gACAGAAGTGAAGGGAGGGTGGAGCAGCATAACATCCATCTACAATCACACAGCCATGGAAGTCCCAAcgtcaaacagacacacaacaacaag GAGGAGGTGTTTCAATGGTGGGGGGAGTGGTCCAGTTGGTCATCCTGTTCCAGAAGCTGCGGAGGAGGCGTGAGGAGTCAGGAGAGACACTGTCTCATACAGAG GCTCTCCACTACCCACAACGTCAACAGCTCATACTGTGTTGGCTCTCCTAAACAGTACCAGCTCTGTCCAAACCAG cctTGTCCCAGCCCCAGTCTGAGCTTCAAACAGCATCAGTGTTCCCAGTTCAACTCTAAAGCCATCGGAAGAAGATACTATCAGTGGATACCTCTGTACCCAG CCGATTACATCAGCATCTCCAATAAGCcatgtgacctgcagtgtaCAACCATCAGCGGAGAGCGACAGCTACTCGTCCCCGCCCACGACGGCACCTTCTGCCGTGATACCAAATACACCGGTGTCTGTATAGAAGGAATATGTCAG CCTGTAGGATGTGACGGGGAGCTGTACAGCAGTAAGACAGTAGACAGATGTGGTGTATGTGGAGGGAACGGGACATCATGCCAGCGTATCTCTGGATCATACAGGAAGGCACTCGCACAGttag GCTATGTGTTCATCACCAACATCCCAGCTGGAGCCACAGACATTCAGATCATAGAGAGACACAAGACTGAGAACATCCTGG CCCTGTCAGATGAAGCAGGACATTTCTTCTTCAATGGAAACACTGTGTTTGATCATCCTCAAAACTTCCGAGTGGCGGGAACAGTGTTTAAATACCGCCGTCCAAGCAACATCTTCTCTGATGGGCTGGAGTACATCATCGCCCAGGGACCCACGCAGCAGGGCCTGAATGTTATg TACTACAACCTAAACGGGAAGCTCCCTCACATCACCTACGAGTACACCATCCCGCTCAAGTCTCATGACATCACCGCTACAGAAGGCATCACCACAGGCCCCTCCCACTCCCATCTCAACCACACCTATAACAACGTAAACGAGAACGTCAGAGGGGATCAAGGTAGGTCCAACCACAGCAGAGGCGTGGCGTCCGTCCATCAGTACGACATGCAGCTCGGAGCCGAAGACCGATCGGATGTGGAGCTGCCGGAAGAGGAggcgggggaggaggaggaggaggaggaggaagtagtGTGGGAGATCCAGACGCCGAGCCCTCCTCCACCAGCGGCCATGTTGGTCTACAGACCAGCTGACGTCACCGGTCACGTGTTCAGCCACAATGATGTGGAGGAGCGGGGACCTCCTGCACCATCCGGCTACA TGAGTTCCTCCAACTCAATTGACGAGCCATCCACTGCTGATGACAACACACTAGTGCTCTCTTTCCCAG GTAGCCAGAGTGTTCATCCAGCAGCACTGCCAGACGCCCCCTATCTGCTACTGGAGGACCTACAGCACAACCAGACACACTCCCTCACACAGTCCAACACACACTCTGTCAAACACAAACTCAACGATCCTCATCCACAAGCAGAGATACACGTGGAAACTCTCCCCcccacagacacaaacacacagctggaaaTACATCCAGATCCGCTCACGGTCACCGACACGCACGCCgtcacacacaaagaaacagaaagcgGCACACACTCGGACTCACACACTGTCGTCTTGGTACAGCTGCAACAGGTCTCTGCAGTCCAGGCAGCCAACACAGTGAG CAATGACTTTGATGTGGGTCTGGACTCAGACATTAGTCTGGCAGACATGTATCGCTGGAAGGTTTCTGCTTACGCTCCATGCAGCACAACCTGTacaacag GTATCACCACTAGCTACGCCCTGTGTGTCCGCTATGACGGTACTGAAGTGGATGACAGTTACTGTGACTCTCTAACCAGACCTGAGCCCACACATGAGTTCTGCACTGGAAAGGAATGTCCTCCAAG ATGGGAGACCAGCGGTTGGAGTGAGTGCTCTCGAACCTGCGGTGAGGGATTTCAGTACCGGACTGTGCGCTGCTGGAAGATGCTGTCACCCGGTCTCGACTCTTCTGTCTACGACACGCTGTGTCTGTCTCACGACCTTCACAAACCGGCCAATAGGAAAGTCTGCCTCGGCCAGAGCTGCGGACCCCAATGGGAGGTCTCAGAGTGGTCAGAG TGCTCAGCTCGTTGTGGCTCTCGGGGCGTTCGGACTCGGGAGGTTCGTTGTTCCATGGAAATGAGACTGTGTAACAAGTCCTCTCAGCCAATAGAAAGTCAGGAATGTGAAGGCCCGCCCTGCGACAGACGATGGACGGTTTCTGATTGGGGACCT TGCTCAGGTGTTTGTGGGGAGGGAAGGATGGTGCGTGCGGTGACCTGTCGATCATCAGGTGGGGTAGTGATGTCAGAAGAGCAATGCGATCAGTCACTGCGCCCGTTGGCCATCTATCCCTGCGGTGACAGAGACTGCGCCCCCCACTGGGTTGAACAGGAGTGGCAACAG tgtaacGCTACATGCGGACGTGGCGTACGGCAGCGTCAGGTGGTGTGTGCCGGCCTGGAAGGCGGTGTGTTTAAAGAGTTTCcagacagcagctgttaccAAACCAACAAACCAGAaaccagctcctcctgcttccagAGACCTTGCTCCAAATGGTTCACCACGTCCTGGTCTCag TGCAGTAAGACCTGTGGGAGTGGCGTCCAGGTTCGcgaagtaaagtgttaccaggGGGAGGAGCTGGTAACCAGGGGCCACAGCTGTGACTCTGCCCTCAAGCCAGAAGCCAGACAGAGCTGTGAAATCCAGAGGTGTCCTACAGAAGCTCCAG cAGCAGCCCCGGCAGCATCAGTAGCAGTAGACGACTCGTGTCAAGACAAGCCGACAGCCAACTGTGCCTTGGTTCTAAAGGTGAAGCTGTGCTCCCATTGGTACTACAGAAAGGCCTGCTGCCAGTCCTGTAAGGCACCAAGACCCTGA
- the si:ch211-267e7.3 gene encoding ADAMTS-like protein 2 isoform X2: MFGNGGLALPVCSFLLLHLPVLPLTNNWPVKDRSEGRVEQHNIHLQSHSHGSPNVKQTHNNKEEVFQWWGEWSSWSSCSRSCGGGVRSQERHCLIQRLSTTHNVNSSYCVGSPKQYQLCPNQPCPSPSLSFKQHQCSQFNSKAIGRRYYQWIPLYPADYISISNKPCDLQCTTISGERQLLVPAHDGTFCRDTKYTGVCIEGICQPVGCDGELYSSKTVDRCGVCGGNGTSCQRISGSYRKALAQLGYVFITNIPAGATDIQIIERHKTENILALSDEAGHFFFNGNTVFDHPQNFRVAGTVFKYRRPSNIFSDGLEYIIAQGPTQQGLNVMYYNLNGKLPHITYEYTIPLKSHDITATEGITTGPSHSHLNHTYNNVNENVRGDQGRSNHSRGVASVHQYDMQLGAEDRSDVELPEEEAGEEEEEEEEVVWEIQTPSPPPPAAMLVYRPADVTGHVFSHNDVEERGPPAPSGYMSSSNSIDEPSTADDNTLVLSFPGSQSVHPAALPDAPYLLLEDLQHNQTHSLTQSNTHSVKHKLNDPHPQAEIHVETLPPTDTNTQLEIHPDPLTVTDTHAVTHKETESGTHSDSHTVVLVQLQQVSAVQAANTVSNDFDVGLDSDISLADMYRWKVSAYAPCSTTCTTGITTSYALCVRYDGTEVDDSYCDSLTRPEPTHEFCTGKECPPRWETSGWSECSRTCGEGFQYRTVRCWKMLSPGLDSSVYDTLCLSHDLHKPANRKVCLGQSCGPQWEVSEWSECSARCGSRGVRTREVRCSMEMRLCNKSSQPIESQECEGPPCDRRWTVSDWGPCSGVCGEGRMVRAVTCRSSGGVVMSEEQCDQSLRPLAIYPCGDRDCAPHWVEQEWQQCNATCGRGVRQRQVVCAGLEGGVFKEFPDSSCYQTNKPETSSSCFQRPCSKWFTTSWSQCSKTCGSGVQVREVKCYQGEELVTRGHSCDSALKPEARQSCEIQRCPTEAPAAPAASVAVDDSCQDKPTANCALVLKVKLCSHWYYRKACCQSCKAPRP, encoded by the exons ATGTTCGGTAACGGAGGCTTAGCTCTCCCGGTTTGCTCCTTTCTCCTGCTACACCTCCCGGTTCTCCCGCTAACGAACAACTGGCCCGTTAAG gACAGAAGTGAAGGGAGGGTGGAGCAGCATAACATCCATCTACAATCACACAGCCATGGAAGTCCCAAcgtcaaacagacacacaacaacaag GAGGAGGTGTTTCAATGGTGGGGGGAGTGGTCCAGTTGGTCATCCTGTTCCAGAAGCTGCGGAGGAGGCGTGAGGAGTCAGGAGAGACACTGTCTCATACAGAG GCTCTCCACTACCCACAACGTCAACAGCTCATACTGTGTTGGCTCTCCTAAACAGTACCAGCTCTGTCCAAACCAG cctTGTCCCAGCCCCAGTCTGAGCTTCAAACAGCATCAGTGTTCCCAGTTCAACTCTAAAGCCATCGGAAGAAGATACTATCAGTGGATACCTCTGTACCCAG CCGATTACATCAGCATCTCCAATAAGCcatgtgacctgcagtgtaCAACCATCAGCGGAGAGCGACAGCTACTCGTCCCCGCCCACGACGGCACCTTCTGCCGTGATACCAAATACACCGGTGTCTGTATAGAAGGAATATGTCAG CCTGTAGGATGTGACGGGGAGCTGTACAGCAGTAAGACAGTAGACAGATGTGGTGTATGTGGAGGGAACGGGACATCATGCCAGCGTATCTCTGGATCATACAGGAAGGCACTCGCACAGttag GCTATGTGTTCATCACCAACATCCCAGCTGGAGCCACAGACATTCAGATCATAGAGAGACACAAGACTGAGAACATCCTGG CCCTGTCAGATGAAGCAGGACATTTCTTCTTCAATGGAAACACTGTGTTTGATCATCCTCAAAACTTCCGAGTGGCGGGAACAGTGTTTAAATACCGCCGTCCAAGCAACATCTTCTCTGATGGGCTGGAGTACATCATCGCCCAGGGACCCACGCAGCAGGGCCTGAATGTTATg TACTACAACCTAAACGGGAAGCTCCCTCACATCACCTACGAGTACACCATCCCGCTCAAGTCTCATGACATCACCGCTACAGAAGGCATCACCACAGGCCCCTCCCACTCCCATCTCAACCACACCTATAACAACGTAAACGAGAACGTCAGAGGGGATCAAGGTAGGTCCAACCACAGCAGAGGCGTGGCGTCCGTCCATCAGTACGACATGCAGCTCGGAGCCGAAGACCGATCGGATGTGGAGCTGCCGGAAGAGGAggcgggggaggaggaggaggaggaggaggaagtagtGTGGGAGATCCAGACGCCGAGCCCTCCTCCACCAGCGGCCATGTTGGTCTACAGACCAGCTGACGTCACCGGTCACGTGTTCAGCCACAATGATGTGGAGGAGCGGGGACCTCCTGCACCATCCGGCTACA TGAGTTCCTCCAACTCAATTGACGAGCCATCCACTGCTGATGACAACACACTAGTGCTCTCTTTCCCAG GTAGCCAGAGTGTTCATCCAGCAGCACTGCCAGACGCCCCCTATCTGCTACTGGAGGACCTACAGCACAACCAGACACACTCCCTCACACAGTCCAACACACACTCTGTCAAACACAAACTCAACGATCCTCATCCACAAGCAGAGATACACGTGGAAACTCTCCCCcccacagacacaaacacacagctggaaaTACATCCAGATCCGCTCACGGTCACCGACACGCACGCCgtcacacacaaagaaacagaaagcgGCACACACTCGGACTCACACACTGTCGTCTTGGTACAGCTGCAACAGGTCTCTGCAGTCCAGGCAGCCAACACAGTGAG CAATGACTTTGATGTGGGTCTGGACTCAGACATTAGTCTGGCAGACATGTATCGCTGGAAGGTTTCTGCTTACGCTCCATGCAGCACAACCTGTacaacag GTATCACCACTAGCTACGCCCTGTGTGTCCGCTATGACGGTACTGAAGTGGATGACAGTTACTGTGACTCTCTAACCAGACCTGAGCCCACACATGAGTTCTGCACTGGAAAGGAATGTCCTCCAAG ATGGGAGACCAGCGGTTGGAGTGAGTGCTCTCGAACCTGCGGTGAGGGATTTCAGTACCGGACTGTGCGCTGCTGGAAGATGCTGTCACCCGGTCTCGACTCTTCTGTCTACGACACGCTGTGTCTGTCTCACGACCTTCACAAACCGGCCAATAGGAAAGTCTGCCTCGGCCAGAGCTGCGGACCCCAATGGGAGGTCTCAGAGTGGTCAGAG TGCTCAGCTCGTTGTGGCTCTCGGGGCGTTCGGACTCGGGAGGTTCGTTGTTCCATGGAAATGAGACTGTGTAACAAGTCCTCTCAGCCAATAGAAAGTCAGGAATGTGAAGGCCCGCCCTGCGACAGACGATGGACGGTTTCTGATTGGGGACCT TGCTCAGGTGTTTGTGGGGAGGGAAGGATGGTGCGTGCGGTGACCTGTCGATCATCAGGTGGGGTAGTGATGTCAGAAGAGCAATGCGATCAGTCACTGCGCCCGTTGGCCATCTATCCCTGCGGTGACAGAGACTGCGCCCCCCACTGGGTTGAACAGGAGTGGCAACAG tgtaacGCTACATGCGGACGTGGCGTACGGCAGCGTCAGGTGGTGTGTGCCGGCCTGGAAGGCGGTGTGTTTAAAGAGTTTCcagacagcagctgttaccAAACCAACAAACCAGAaaccagctcctcctgcttccagAGACCTTGCTCCAAATGGTTCACCACGTCCTGGTCTCag TGCAGTAAGACCTGTGGGAGTGGCGTCCAGGTTCGcgaagtaaagtgttaccaggGGGAGGAGCTGGTAACCAGGGGCCACAGCTGTGACTCTGCCCTCAAGCCAGAAGCCAGACAGAGCTGTGAAATCCAGAGGTGTCCTACAGAAGCTCCAG CAGCCCCGGCAGCATCAGTAGCAGTAGACGACTCGTGTCAAGACAAGCCGACAGCCAACTGTGCCTTGGTTCTAAAGGTGAAGCTGTGCTCCCATTGGTACTACAGAAAGGCCTGCTGCCAGTCCTGTAAGGCACCAAGACCCTGA
- the si:ch211-267e7.3 gene encoding ADAMTS-like protein 2 isoform X3, which translates to MLRSEGRVEQHNIHLQSHSHGSPNVKQTHNNKEEVFQWWGEWSSWSSCSRSCGGGVRSQERHCLIQRLSTTHNVNSSYCVGSPKQYQLCPNQPCPSPSLSFKQHQCSQFNSKAIGRRYYQWIPLYPADYISISNKPCDLQCTTISGERQLLVPAHDGTFCRDTKYTGVCIEGICQPVGCDGELYSSKTVDRCGVCGGNGTSCQRISGSYRKALAQLGYVFITNIPAGATDIQIIERHKTENILALSDEAGHFFFNGNTVFDHPQNFRVAGTVFKYRRPSNIFSDGLEYIIAQGPTQQGLNVMYYNLNGKLPHITYEYTIPLKSHDITATEGITTGPSHSHLNHTYNNVNENVRGDQGRSNHSRGVASVHQYDMQLGAEDRSDVELPEEEAGEEEEEEEEVVWEIQTPSPPPPAAMLVYRPADVTGHVFSHNDVEERGPPAPSGYMSSSNSIDEPSTADDNTLVLSFPGSQSVHPAALPDAPYLLLEDLQHNQTHSLTQSNTHSVKHKLNDPHPQAEIHVETLPPTDTNTQLEIHPDPLTVTDTHAVTHKETESGTHSDSHTVVLVQLQQVSAVQAANTVSNDFDVGLDSDISLADMYRWKVSAYAPCSTTCTTGITTSYALCVRYDGTEVDDSYCDSLTRPEPTHEFCTGKECPPRWETSGWSECSRTCGEGFQYRTVRCWKMLSPGLDSSVYDTLCLSHDLHKPANRKVCLGQSCGPQWEVSEWSECSARCGSRGVRTREVRCSMEMRLCNKSSQPIESQECEGPPCDRRWTVSDWGPCSGVCGEGRMVRAVTCRSSGGVVMSEEQCDQSLRPLAIYPCGDRDCAPHWVEQEWQQCNATCGRGVRQRQVVCAGLEGGVFKEFPDSSCYQTNKPETSSSCFQRPCSKWFTTSWSQCSKTCGSGVQVREVKCYQGEELVTRGHSCDSALKPEARQSCEIQRCPTEAPAAAPAASVAVDDSCQDKPTANCALVLKVKLCSHWYYRKACCQSCKAPRP; encoded by the exons ATGTTGCG AAGTGAAGGGAGGGTGGAGCAGCATAACATCCATCTACAATCACACAGCCATGGAAGTCCCAAcgtcaaacagacacacaacaacaag GAGGAGGTGTTTCAATGGTGGGGGGAGTGGTCCAGTTGGTCATCCTGTTCCAGAAGCTGCGGAGGAGGCGTGAGGAGTCAGGAGAGACACTGTCTCATACAGAG GCTCTCCACTACCCACAACGTCAACAGCTCATACTGTGTTGGCTCTCCTAAACAGTACCAGCTCTGTCCAAACCAG cctTGTCCCAGCCCCAGTCTGAGCTTCAAACAGCATCAGTGTTCCCAGTTCAACTCTAAAGCCATCGGAAGAAGATACTATCAGTGGATACCTCTGTACCCAG CCGATTACATCAGCATCTCCAATAAGCcatgtgacctgcagtgtaCAACCATCAGCGGAGAGCGACAGCTACTCGTCCCCGCCCACGACGGCACCTTCTGCCGTGATACCAAATACACCGGTGTCTGTATAGAAGGAATATGTCAG CCTGTAGGATGTGACGGGGAGCTGTACAGCAGTAAGACAGTAGACAGATGTGGTGTATGTGGAGGGAACGGGACATCATGCCAGCGTATCTCTGGATCATACAGGAAGGCACTCGCACAGttag GCTATGTGTTCATCACCAACATCCCAGCTGGAGCCACAGACATTCAGATCATAGAGAGACACAAGACTGAGAACATCCTGG CCCTGTCAGATGAAGCAGGACATTTCTTCTTCAATGGAAACACTGTGTTTGATCATCCTCAAAACTTCCGAGTGGCGGGAACAGTGTTTAAATACCGCCGTCCAAGCAACATCTTCTCTGATGGGCTGGAGTACATCATCGCCCAGGGACCCACGCAGCAGGGCCTGAATGTTATg TACTACAACCTAAACGGGAAGCTCCCTCACATCACCTACGAGTACACCATCCCGCTCAAGTCTCATGACATCACCGCTACAGAAGGCATCACCACAGGCCCCTCCCACTCCCATCTCAACCACACCTATAACAACGTAAACGAGAACGTCAGAGGGGATCAAGGTAGGTCCAACCACAGCAGAGGCGTGGCGTCCGTCCATCAGTACGACATGCAGCTCGGAGCCGAAGACCGATCGGATGTGGAGCTGCCGGAAGAGGAggcgggggaggaggaggaggaggaggaggaagtagtGTGGGAGATCCAGACGCCGAGCCCTCCTCCACCAGCGGCCATGTTGGTCTACAGACCAGCTGACGTCACCGGTCACGTGTTCAGCCACAATGATGTGGAGGAGCGGGGACCTCCTGCACCATCCGGCTACA TGAGTTCCTCCAACTCAATTGACGAGCCATCCACTGCTGATGACAACACACTAGTGCTCTCTTTCCCAG GTAGCCAGAGTGTTCATCCAGCAGCACTGCCAGACGCCCCCTATCTGCTACTGGAGGACCTACAGCACAACCAGACACACTCCCTCACACAGTCCAACACACACTCTGTCAAACACAAACTCAACGATCCTCATCCACAAGCAGAGATACACGTGGAAACTCTCCCCcccacagacacaaacacacagctggaaaTACATCCAGATCCGCTCACGGTCACCGACACGCACGCCgtcacacacaaagaaacagaaagcgGCACACACTCGGACTCACACACTGTCGTCTTGGTACAGCTGCAACAGGTCTCTGCAGTCCAGGCAGCCAACACAGTGAG CAATGACTTTGATGTGGGTCTGGACTCAGACATTAGTCTGGCAGACATGTATCGCTGGAAGGTTTCTGCTTACGCTCCATGCAGCACAACCTGTacaacag GTATCACCACTAGCTACGCCCTGTGTGTCCGCTATGACGGTACTGAAGTGGATGACAGTTACTGTGACTCTCTAACCAGACCTGAGCCCACACATGAGTTCTGCACTGGAAAGGAATGTCCTCCAAG ATGGGAGACCAGCGGTTGGAGTGAGTGCTCTCGAACCTGCGGTGAGGGATTTCAGTACCGGACTGTGCGCTGCTGGAAGATGCTGTCACCCGGTCTCGACTCTTCTGTCTACGACACGCTGTGTCTGTCTCACGACCTTCACAAACCGGCCAATAGGAAAGTCTGCCTCGGCCAGAGCTGCGGACCCCAATGGGAGGTCTCAGAGTGGTCAGAG TGCTCAGCTCGTTGTGGCTCTCGGGGCGTTCGGACTCGGGAGGTTCGTTGTTCCATGGAAATGAGACTGTGTAACAAGTCCTCTCAGCCAATAGAAAGTCAGGAATGTGAAGGCCCGCCCTGCGACAGACGATGGACGGTTTCTGATTGGGGACCT TGCTCAGGTGTTTGTGGGGAGGGAAGGATGGTGCGTGCGGTGACCTGTCGATCATCAGGTGGGGTAGTGATGTCAGAAGAGCAATGCGATCAGTCACTGCGCCCGTTGGCCATCTATCCCTGCGGTGACAGAGACTGCGCCCCCCACTGGGTTGAACAGGAGTGGCAACAG tgtaacGCTACATGCGGACGTGGCGTACGGCAGCGTCAGGTGGTGTGTGCCGGCCTGGAAGGCGGTGTGTTTAAAGAGTTTCcagacagcagctgttaccAAACCAACAAACCAGAaaccagctcctcctgcttccagAGACCTTGCTCCAAATGGTTCACCACGTCCTGGTCTCag TGCAGTAAGACCTGTGGGAGTGGCGTCCAGGTTCGcgaagtaaagtgttaccaggGGGAGGAGCTGGTAACCAGGGGCCACAGCTGTGACTCTGCCCTCAAGCCAGAAGCCAGACAGAGCTGTGAAATCCAGAGGTGTCCTACAGAAGCTCCAG cAGCAGCCCCGGCAGCATCAGTAGCAGTAGACGACTCGTGTCAAGACAAGCCGACAGCCAACTGTGCCTTGGTTCTAAAGGTGAAGCTGTGCTCCCATTGGTACTACAGAAAGGCCTGCTGCCAGTCCTGTAAGGCACCAAGACCCTGA